In Onychostoma macrolepis isolate SWU-2019 chromosome 06, ASM1243209v1, whole genome shotgun sequence, one DNA window encodes the following:
- the meltf gene encoding melanotransferrin, which yields MDTWAILSILLAVTHYVSGQSAIRWCTISSAEESKCKAMAQAFTSAAIRPALQCVPVSSKAECAQKLTKNEVDAFSASAKEIYDIGKQASFNIAAGESGADGKGITYYGVAVVKRTNSAININNLKGKKSCHTGKHRTAGWNVPLGYLIDSGMMSAMGCNIPQGVADFFSASCIPGAKDDPPSLCQLCVGDRTGKYKCEEDPHEQYYAYDGAFRCLVENAGDVAFVKHTTVSENTDGQGGSWAESLHSEDYQLLCRDGTRSPVSDYEKCHLARVPSRGIVVHTGISSSVVYNMLREGLQKSGFSMFSSAGFDGTNLLFSDASTTFIQAGNENYIKWMGQYYYILRAMDCTESDVPSHLRWCVLSHGEQQKCADMAVAFKSKNLVPDIQCVYGTSVEDCMKKIQNKEADAITLDGGYIYTAGKSFGLIPAVGESYTGDTDGSIYYAVAVLRKSNRDIQRFSDLKSKRSCHTGYGRTAGWNIPMGLLIEKGIIKPQTCQVAQAAGEFFESACVPGANQKGFPSNLCEQCIGDSSGQNKCEKGKDLYDGYDGAFRCLVEGHGDVAFVKHSTVFQNTDGNNTDSWAVHLDSREFQLLCSHESRAEVTQYTKCNLARVPSHAVMIRPDTNHHVIFGLLDKAQNFFGVNAASGFKMFDSKPYEGSDLIFKDSTITLIGVGERKTYEEWLGQNYLDAIIAMECSASSTVFSSSSLLLMSVVSSLVSLLAL from the exons ATGGACACCTGGGCTATTCTAAGCATTCTGCTCGCGGTCACGCATTATG TATCAGGGCAGAGTGCGATAAGATGGTGCACTATTTCTTCTGCGGAGGAGTCCAAATGTAAAGCAATGGCTCAGGCGTTCACCAGCGCTGCAATTCGACCAGCGCTACAGTGCGTCCCCGTCTCATCTAAAGCCGAATGCGCTCAAAAACTCACC AAAAATGAAGTTGATGCCTTCTCAGCCAGTGCTAAAGAAATATATGACATTGGCAAGCAAGCCAGCTTCAATATTGCAGCTGGAGAATCTGGAGCGGATG GGAAAGGAATAACATACTATGGCGTTGCTGTGGTGAAAAGAACAAATTCAGCTATCAACATCAACAATCTGAAGGGGAAGAAGTCTTGTCACACTGGCAAGCACCGCACAGCTGGCTGGAACGTCCCTCTGGGCTATTTGATTGACAGTGGAATGATGTCAGCCATGGGCTGCAACATCCCTCAAG GGGTTGCTGACTTCTTTAGCGCCAGCTGTATCCCAGGGGCTAAAGATGACCCTCCGTCCCTGTGTCAGCTGTGTGTGGGAGATCGAACAGGAAAATATAAGTGTGAAGAAGACCCTCATGAGCAGTACTATGCATATGATGGAGCATTTAG GTGCTTGGTTGAGAATGCAGGTGACGTCGCCTTTGTGAAGCACACAACTGTAAGCGAGAATACAGATG GTCAGGGTGGTTCATGGGCTGAAAGCTTGCACTCTGAGGACTATCAGCTTCTGTGTCGGGACGGCACCCGCAGTCCAGTCAGTGATTATGAAAAATGCCATCTGGCTCGAGTCCCATCGAGGGGGATTGTTGTTCACACTGGCATCAGCAGTTCAGTGGTTTACAACATGTTGCGTGAGGGACTG CAAAAGTCTGGGTTCTCCATGTTCTCCTCAGCAGGCTTTGATGGGACAAACTTGTTGTTCAGTGATGCTTCAACCACATTTATCCAAGCAGGAAATGAAAACTATATCAAATGGATGGGCCAATACTATTACATACTGAGAGCTATGGACTGCACAGAGTCAG ACGTTCCCTCTCACCTACGCTGGTGTGTCCTGTCTCATGGAGAGCAGCAAAAATGTGCAGACATGGCTGTGGCTTTCAAAAGCAAAAATCTGGTTCCTGATATTCAGTGTGTCTATGGCACATCTGTGGAGGACTGTATGAAGAAAATACAA AACAAGGAAGCTGATGCCATCACTCTTGACGGAGGTTACATCTACACAGCGGGGAAGAGTTTTGGTTTGATACCTGCTGTCGGGGAGAGCTACACAG GAGACACTGACGGAAGCATTTATTATGCTGTCGCTGTGCTGAGGAAGAGCAACAGAGACATCCAGAGATTCAGTGACCTCAAGAGCAAGCGCTCCTGTCACACAGGTTATGGAAGGACTGCAGGCTGGAACATTCCCATGGGTCTGCTAATAGAAAAAGGCATCATCAAGCCGCAGACATGCCAAGTGGCCCAAG CTGCTGGGGAGTTCTTTGAATCAGCCTGTGTACCTGGAGCCAATCAGAAAGGTTTTCCCAGTAACCTGTGTGAGCAGTGCATTGGAGACTCCAGTGGTCAGAACAAGTGTGAAAAAGGCAAGGACCTATATGACGGTTACGATGGAGCCTTCAG GTGCCTTGTTGAAGGTCATGGTGATGTGGCCTTTGTCAAACATTCCACTGTGTTCCAGAACACAGATG GAAACAATACAGATTCTTGGGCAGTACACCTGGATTCCCGTGAATTTCAGCTGCTTTGTTCTCATGAGTCTCGTGCTGAAGTCACTCAGTACACTAAGTGCAACTTGGCCCGTGTCCCTTCCCATGCCGTTATGATAAGACCTGATACCAACCACCACGTCATCTTTGGCCTCCTGGACAAAGCCCAG AATTTCTTTGGAGTTAATGCTGCCTCAGGCTTCAAGATGTTTGACTCCAAACCCTATGAGGGATCCGACCTGATTTTCAAGGATtcaactatcactttaattggTGTAGGAGAGAGGAAGACGTATGAGGAATGGCTTGGCCAGAACTACCTGGATGCCATAATAGCCATGGAGTGTTCAGCTTCATCAACAG TGTTTTCCTCATCCTCACTATTGCTGATGTCCGTTGTGAGCTCCCTGGTGTCTCTGTTGGCTTTGTAG
- the lrrc40 gene encoding leucine-rich repeat-containing protein 40 translates to MSRFKRGAHVDSRAGFRQEKEDCPVPFGLLKAARKSGQLNLSGRGLTEVPQSVWRLNIDTPQEAQQNLSFGAADRWWEQTDLTKLLLSSNKLQSLSEDVKLLPALVVLDIHDNQLSSLPDSIGDLEQLQKLILSHNKLTELPSGLWRLTNLRCLHLQQNLIDQIPQDLGQLVNLDDLDLSNNHLMDVPESLANLTNLVKLNLSCNKLKSLPPAISEMKNLKMLDCSQNQLESIPPVLAQMESLEQLYLRHNKLCFLPQLPCCKTLKELHCGNNRIEVLETDHLKHLSALSFLELRDNKVKSLPEEITLLQGLERLDLTNNDISSLPCGLGTLPKLKSLTLEGNPLRAIRRDLLTKGTGELLKYLRSRVQEQPDGGSKEEPKTAMTLPSQAKINVHAIKTLKTLDYSEKHEASIPDEVFDAVGDSPVASVNFSKNQLTAVPSRILELKDTLADINLGFNKLTTIPVDFSKLKQLVHIDLRNNLLISLPVELEGLTKLRSVILSFNKFKSFPEVLYRISSLETILISNNQVGGIDPVQMKTLNNLSTLDLSNNDIMQVPPELGNCTSLRALMLDGNPFRNPRAAILGKGTDAVLEYLRSRIPT, encoded by the exons ATGTCTCGTTTCAAACGAGGAGCACATGTGGACTCTAGAGCGGGATTTAGGCAGGAGAAAGAAGACTGTCCTGTCCCATTTGGTTTACTGAAAGCTGCTAGAAAGAGCGGACAGCTCAATCTATCCGGGCGCGGTCTAACCGAAG TTCCTCAGAGTGTGTGGAGGCTGAACATAGACACACCTCAGGAAGCTCAGCAGAACTTGTCATTTGGTGCTGCAGATCGGTGGTGGGAACAGACAGATTTGACCAAACTTCTGCTGTCTTCCAACAAACTCCAGAGCCTCTCTGAAGACGTTAAACTCCTCCCTGCCCTGGTTGTCCTGGAT ATCCATGACAATCAACTAAGCTCACTGCCAGATTCTATTGGAGATCTAGAGCAACTACAGAAGCTCATATTGAG TCACAATAAACTGACAGAATTGCCTTCGGGTCTTTGGAGACTCACAAACCTGCGATGTCTTCATCTGCAACAGAATCTGATTGACCAGATTCCTCAGGATTTGGGGCAGCTGGTTAATTTAGATGACCTT GATCTCTCCAACAATCATCTAATGGACGTTCCAGAAAGCCTGGCGAACCTGACAAATCTTGTGAAATTGAATTTGTCCTGCAACAAGCTCAAGAGTCTCCCTCCTGCCATCAGTGAAATGAAAA ACCTGAAAATGCTGGACTGTTCCCAGAATCAGCTGGAGAGCATTCCTCCCGTCCTGGCTCAGATGGAGTCTCTCGAGCAGCTTTACTTAAGACACAACAAGTTATGCTTCCTTCCTCAACTGCCCTGCTGTAAAACACTCAAG gAACTCCATTGTGGGAACAACCGGATTGAGGTATTGGAGACAGACCATTTGAAGCACTTGAGTGCTCTGAGTTTCTTGGAGCTCCGAGATAACAAGGTGAAGAGCCTTCCTGAAGAAATAACCCTACTGCAAGGCCTGGAGCGTCTGGATCTTACTAACAATGACATCAGCAG TCTGCCGTGTGGACTTGGCACATTACCCAAGCTGAAGTCTTTGACTTTGGAGGGCAATCCACTGAGGGCAATCCGCAGAGACCTCCTGACT AAAGGCACTGGTGAACTCCTGAAATATCTCAGAAGTCGAGTACaag AGCAACCAGATGGGGGCTCGAAAGAAGAGCCAAAAACGGCAATGACCCTCCCAAGCCAAGCTAAAATCAATGTGCATGCCATCAAAACTCTGAAAACACTAGACTACAG TGAGAAACATGAGGCATCCATCCCAGATGAGGTGTTTGATGCAGTTGGCGATAGTCCTGTGGCCAGTGTAAACTTTAGCAAAAATCAGCTGACGGCAGTTCCATCCAG AATTTTGGAGTTAAAGGACACCCTAGCAGACATTAATCTTGGGTTTAACAAGCTAACAACCATTCCGGTGGACTTTTCCAAGTTGAAACAACTGGTACATATAGATCTCAG aaacaatCTATTGATCTCACTGCCAGTGGAGTTGGAAGGCTTAACCAAGCTGCGGAGTgttattttgtcttttaataa GTTCAAGTCATTCCCAGAAGTGCTGTACCGCATCTCATCCCTTGAGACCATTTTAATCAGTAACAATCAAGTTGGAGGCATTGATCCAGTCCAAATGAAGACCCTAAATAATCTATCTACTCTGGATCTGTCCAACAATGATATAATGCAAGTGCCACCAGAACTTGGCAACTGTACCAGTCTGAG GGCTCTAATGCTTGATGGGAATCCTTTCCGTAATCCAAGAGCTGCCATCCTCGGTAAAGGAACAGATGCTGTCCTTGAGTATCTCCGAAGTCGTATTCCAACATAA